The Cytobacillus oceanisediminis genomic interval TGCAGTGCCTGAAACAAAGCTACTCCCGTGATGCCCATCAGCAATAATGGCAGGATGGCATTTTTCGGAGGCAGCAGCCGTTTCTCTTTATGCCATACAAGAGGAACAAGACAGATGATGGCGATAGCCCATCTTAAAATGGTTAAGGTAATAGGGGATGCGTGATCCACAAGCGTTTTTCCTACAATAAAATTTCCGCCCCAAAGAAAACTTGTTAATAGAAGGAGAAGGTAATATTTCACGTCATTTAGCTCCTTTTCAGAGCCATTGTGCACAATGACATTATTTATATGAATAATTTTAACATTTTTTAAATCAAACAAAAGATAATTTTGTATAATGGATTTAATTCAAAATAATTAAAAGTATATCAGATTATAAGTTTAGAAGATTCAGTTTGAGCATATGATTTGATCAGTATTTGGAATAATTGAAAAGGGCTGATGAATAGTGGAATCAATTGTAAGCAAGGTATTAGATCACCTGGATATAAAAATCTTGGATATGCTTCAAAAGGATGCTCGGATCAGCAATCTGGAACTGTCGAAAAGGGTGAATCTGTCTGCTCCGGCTGTGCATGCGAGAATTAAGCGGTTGGAAGCGGAAGGGTATATCCAAAAGCATGTGGCTATTTTAAGCCATGAGAAGCTGGGCTTTGATTTATTATGCTTCGTGTTCATGAGCACCAATATGCACCAGGCTGAAAGACTGGAATCTCTTGAAAAAACACTGGAATCCATGAAGGAAGTTTTAGAATGTCATTGTTTAACAGGGGAGTATGATTATCTGCTGAAAGTAGCATGCAAGGATCGCAAGGGGCTGGAGATGTTTATCAGGAAGCTGAATGAATTGGGGATCACGAAGATTCAGACCAGCCTGGCACTGAGGGAGATTAAGGATTCGACGGTGCTGCCGATACAGGATTAGCGTCTTTAACGAAAACTTGAACCTTTTCCAAAAATAAGCGTAGAAAGTAGGAACAAAGGTCAGGAGGGATTAGTTTGACAAAAAAGCTCGCGCAGCTCGAAACACGTTATTATGTGCTTTTTGGCGCTGTAATTGGTTCTGTACTCGGATTAGTGGCTTATGTGAAAGATTGGATCTAATCGATGAACATTATTGATACTATTCCGTTTTTTATGCGCAGCTATCAGCCTACATCAGAAGAAATGATGAGGTGGGAGCATGAGTGATCATAAAGATAAACCTAATGCAGGCTATACGCTATTTAAACCAACAGGTGTACGCCATGAACTTCCTCTTGTCGATTTAGTGAAACAACAAGTAACGGGAACTGTTCTTTACAAGGATAAGATACATATGACCGTTGTTGTTGACGTAAAGGCAGGTACAGTACAAGTTCAAGGAGACACTGCTGATTTAGGGGATTTAGCCATTAGCAGAGAGTCTTACATTGATATGTTCAAAGATCAGGCAAAGTTTTTCATTGATAACCATATTTCTAATCCCCAGCAGTATTATGATGAACTGATTAATAATCTTTCCGAGTAATTGGATGACGGGCAGCTTGTACAAGGGGTTATTTCCAAGGGCTGTGTTTAAGATGCACATAATCAGGAAAAATACATAAAAGAACATGTGCAGGGGAGGGAGCAAAAATGCCTTATGATAAAATAAGCGATCTGCCTGATTCCGTCAAAGATAATCTTCCGCATCACGCACAGGAAATTTTTAAAGAGGCGTTTAATTCTGCAAGCGATGAGTATGACGAGGAAGAAACGGCCTTTAAGGTTGCCTGGAGTGCAGTGAAGAAGAAATATGAGAAGAATGATGATGATAAATGGGTGAAGAAGGAAGAGTAAATAGGCATTTACAGTAAAAGGTGTCCCGTTCCAGGACACCTTTTTTATTCATCATCATCCGCTTCATTCTCAACATATCTCTTCAAGTTCTGGTATTGTTCTTCAAACACAAATTTAGCTGTCCATCCTAAAAGTTTGGTTGTCAGCCTATAGAAGAGGTTGCTTGGAACAAGGCTTGCTTCGACAATCAGACGCGTTCCGTTATGTTCTCTAGATAAGTGATACTTTGAAATGCTTAAGCCTTCTTTGGAATGAGAGTGAATAACAACTTTATGGGGAGCTTCATATTCAATCAATTCGGAATCGATTTTGATGATTTTTTTATCCAGTTTCTGAACGGTGACAAACTTAGTGCCAGGCTCCGGGACAGGTTTATTTTCTTCATTGTCATAAATGTTTTCGATAAGCATAGTATTCCAGAGCTTTATTTTTTCATCATCATCCACGTATTTGAAAACCAAATCAATCGGGGAGTGGATAACATCTTCATATCTGTAAACAAGCATTTCTTTCATCTTAAAATCCTCTTACTTTCTATATTATTCAAAGGCATCTTAATAGTTTTTTCGGCAGAACTTGCCTGTTATTAAACTCATAAATATATCGGTAAATATATTTAAATTTTCTGAAACTAAATAAACCATCATCCGTATTTAGAAATAAGGGGTGATGGAAATGTCAGGATTCATTATTATTGGTTTACTTCTTATTATCATGATCGCTATTGGTGGTTCCATACCATCGAATCGTTCTTATGTCAGCGGGAAAAATCATTCTTCCTATCATCATACAGGAGATTATAGCAGTTCGCATAACTGTGATAGTTTTGGAGGCGGCTTTGGAGGAGATGGCGGAGGCTGCGGTGGAGGAGGCGACTAAATATCATTCTCTTAGTCCAGCAATTTGAGTTAAATTCCACAAAACTAGAACCCGTCATTCATGGCGGGTTATTATTTTTCTCTTTGCTGTTTGCGCATACGAGATATGCTAGACTGAAAGAAACAAAAGTGGAAGGAAGATTCCAAATGAGTGTAACACTATTAAAGGGGCAAAAGGTTGATTTAACGAAGAAGCACCCTGACATTCAGGAGGTTACGGTTGGACTTGGCTGGGATATAGCAGGGACAGATTTTGATCTCGATGCGAGTGTGTTTCTGCTCGGCGGAAATGGAAAAGTGGAATCAGAAGGGGATTTCGTTTTTTACAACAATCCGATTGCCGGTGAAGGCAGTGTTCTTTACCATGGAGACAGCCGGATTGGAAGTGACCACGGCGACAGTGAACAGATTGAGGTCCGCCTTTCTAAAGTTCCTCCCCATGTGGAAAGGCTCAGTTTTACTGTGACGATTCACGATGCCGAGCAAAAGGGACAGCATTTTGGGCAGTTAAATAAAGCCTATATCCGCATCCTGAACCGAGTTTCCGGTGAAGAAATCCTTCGATTTGATCTGGGAAAAGATTTTACTGCTGAAACGGCGATTGTGGCAGCAGATCTTTACCGGCATAATGGGGAGTGGAAGTTCAATCCGGTTGCAAGAGGATTCCATGGCGGGCTTGCGGCTTTGTGTGCCCATTTTGGGGTGGAAACGGATGAGGAGGCTGCACCAGCCGAAGCTCTGCCGGCACCCGTGCCAGAATCTAAACCAGCTGCGCCTGTTCCTTCTCAGGCAAAACTGTCTAAAATTGAATTGAAAAAGAAAGAAACCGTCAATATTCAAAAATCGACCAGGATTACAGCTCATCTTGAGTGGGATGCTGACAACATGGATTTAGATCTCTACTGCTTTTATGTCACGAAGGCAGGAGAGCAGGGAAAAGTCTACTGGAAAGACCTTGGCAGTGCTGATAGCATGCCCTACATCACGCTTTCCGGGGATTCACAGAACAAGGGGCAGGAAACCATTCTCATCCACAGGCCAGATGAATTGAAGTATCTATTGTTTGCAGCCTATAGTGCACTTTCGAACGGGATCGGAAGCTTTAAAAGCATGAGGGCACGCGCTGTGGTGGACAATCATCTCGGCAGCACTGTGACGGCACCGCTTCTTGAAGAAAATAAGTATGCGTATTGGGTTGCGATCGCCCATGTGGATCTAACCATTCCAGGCGGTATGAAGGTTAGCCACGTTGAAGCCTATTCCGGCAGGCATAAAGAGAATTCACCAGTCCTATTTCCTGATGGAACGTTTCAAATGGACATTGGGCCAATTGAATTCAAGCGGGACGGAAAAGGATTCTTTGGCGGGCTGTTCGGTAAAAAGTAAAACAGAGGGCTTTATTAAGGTCGGCAACATTCCAATTTGACAGCAATGAAATGGTAAAAGAGCCTTAGCTTGAAGGCTCTTTTATAGTTTCTGCACTGCTGGAAGAATTCAATACGACTATTCCTCCAATAATCAAAATGATTCCCAGTATCTTAAGGCTGCTGAATGCTTCTCTCCATAGTATGGCACCGATTAAAGCAGTTAACGCTGTTCCTGCTCCTGACCAAATGGCATAAGCCAGACTTAATGGAACGGTTTTGAGACATAATGATAAGCAATAAAATGAAAGTGCATAGCCAAACAAGACTCCTGCAGATGGAAGCAGCACAGTAAATCCATCCGACAGCTTAAGCATGGTAGTGGCAAAAATCTCTCCGGCGATTGAGATTGTTAAATAAAAATATCCCCTCATATTAATGGCCTCCACCGCTATTCAATAAGATGACTCCTCCAACTATCAAAGCCAATCCCAGAATCTTTTTGCCATTTACATTCTCTTTATAGATGGTGATTCCGACCAAGGCTGTCAGCACAGTCCCGAGGCCAGCCCATATCGCATAGGCCACTCCCAGCGGCAGTGTTTTTAACGATAAAGACAGCGCGTAAAAAGCGACACCATATCCAATGATTACGCCAAGGGATGGCAGGAGCTTTTTAAATCCGTCTGCTGCTTTAAGCAAGGAGCTGCCAAACACTTCACTTACAATGGCTAATGCTAAAAGTAAATAGGCATTCATAAAGTCTCCCCGTTTCTTCTCCGAATGGATTCAGTTTATTTTACCTTTTCGAAGGTTCCTTTTGCCAAGTATATGAATAAAAGAATAAATGAAACCAATTTATTTCCAAATCGTAATCATAGATATATTCTTAATAGGGGAAATTCCCCCGGCGTTATGATGGAGGCCTTGTTATGAATTTCATAACACAAAAAACAAAATCACTTTGGATAGATCAAATAGCCAGCAAAAGCTGTGAAATAACGGATTCATCAGATTTTACCTGTATGGATCCATATGTTGAGGGGAAAAGAATTGTGCTGCTGGGAGAGAGCAGCCATGGAGTCGGGGATTTTTACACAGCCAAAATCAATATGATTAAGTATTTGCATAGTGTCCATGGATTTAATGTAGTTATTCTCGAGAGCGGTCTGCTTGAAGCGGTATTTTGCAGAAAAACTTTGAAAGGCCTGCCTGCCAGGGAACAAATCCAAAACGGACTGCTGGATATTTATCATAATGAAGAAATGCTTCCTTTATTTCAGGAAACCTGGGCCAATGGGATGCATCTCGCCGGAATGGATATTCAGCCTGCATACCCGCTGATCTCGCAAAACATGCTGGAATGGCTCAAGATTCATACAGAGGAAGAACTATATGCTTCCATTTATCAGGCAGAAACAGTATTTTTCAACATTGATAAGGAGATAAGGGGACAAACGAAAATACCTAAGAAGATTAAAGCAAAGATACAAATGTGTATGGATCTATATCATTCAAGCCTGGAACTTTTTGAGAACAGATTGGAAGAAGCCGATTGGGAAAAAGAAAAGATCTTTCACATTATTGGGAAGGGACTCGAAAATCGGCTGAAGTGGCTGGAAATCAATACAAAAAGCTGGATTTCTTCTGGCGTCATGCGGGGAATGCATATGTTCGGAAATCTGCAGTGGTTATTGGAAGAGTGTTACAAGGGTGAAAAGGTCATTGTATGGGCTCATAATTTTCACATTAGAAAAAGCAAAACAGTGACTTCTAAGCTGTTTGGAATCAAGAATGTCGGACAGCAGCTTTCAAAATGCTATGGGGATCAGGTTTATTCCATAGGATTTTATGCTGGAGAGGGTGAGTTTTCCTCCCTGCTTAGAGTGAACTTTCCCATTAATGTGTCTAAAAAGCAGCTGGAAAGGTTGCTTATGGAGGCCAGTGGGCATGACAGTTTTGTGCCTTTATGTGAAAAGGGGCTTCCACAGCGGAACTGGCTGAATCGGAGGTGGCGGCTCCTCGAAGCTGGCATGATGGGACAGCTGCCCATTGCCATATATCCGCAAAAGCACTATGACGGCATCATGTTTTGCAGAAAGGTTAAGCCGCCTGTGTATTTTAAGCGTGATGAAAGGAGTAAGGCATGAAATTTTTAAATTTTATATGTATGTTGTCATGACCATCATGGTATTGGTTAACCCGGCAAGCGAATTTTGGTTAAAAGGTGAGTATTCAGCCATTGCAAGCTGGCTTACGGTTTTTTTTATTTTTTGTGGGGACTATATTTGTTATTAATGCGAAATTTTATTTGTCCAAAAAACGAGTCTTGGACATCAATCTCGCCACCTTTGAGGAATAGCCTTCCTTCGGCTTGGCATTCTAATAAAGAATGCTAAAAAAGGAGATTGATGTTTCATGTACTTTTATAAAGAAGATTTAATCAATATGATTGTGCCGGATAAGCCGGATCCGCATGCGGCAAGAGTGCTTCAGGAAGCGTTGGGCGGACAGTTTGGCGAAATGAGGACGCTGATGCAGTTTTCATTCCAGAGCGCAAATTTCAGAGGAAAAGCGAAGCAATATCGTGATCTGATCAGAGGTGTGTTTTTGGAAGAGCTAAGCCATGTCGAACTCGTTCAAACTACGATTAATCAGCTTCTAAATGATGCTGGGGGAAGTATGCCAGGCAATCAGGCTGAAGATGGAGCTCCATTGGATGATGTGATTCAAGGAGGAGCAAACCCTCATCATTTTATTATGGGGGCAAAGGCATCTCTCCCTGTCGATGCTGGCGGCAACCCGTGGAACGGCTCCTGGGTATATGACCACGGTAACCTGGTGGCCAACCTCCTGAATAATGTCGTTCTTGAATCGACAGGTGTTCTCCAGAAATCAAGGATTTACGAGATGAGCAGCAATAAGACACTAAGAGAGACGATTGCCTTCCTGATTGTCCGGGATAATGCCCATCAAAATGCATTCGCAAAAGCACTGGAAACGTTAGGAGTGAATTGGGGCAAAATATTCCCGATTCCTAATTACGATTTAAATAAATACCCTGAATGCCGAAAATATGTGGAAATGGGCTTCCACAATGCCCAGTTTAATTTCAGGCTTGATGATACCCGGATCGGTGAGGTTTTCCAGGGGACCACTCCTAGCAGAAATGGTGGAGACCTTTCCGTGGTAGAACCGCCAAAAGGCTATCCTGTTCCTGAAATGCCTGATATGCCGAATGAGCATGCGCCGGGGCTTTTTGATTTGAATAATTAGTTTTTTCTTCTGGCGTCCTGAATATAGGACGCCATTTTATTATATATTTTTAAGGTTTCCTCCAGCATTTTTGGGGAATCTATAGTTATCGAATCAATGAAGAACATGTTTGTTGCTGAAAGGAGTGTCGCGGATGGAGTCCATTTGGCTTGAGTATGCCTGGGCATTATTGATATTAATTGGACTGGAAGGCTTGCTGTCGGCTGACAATGCTCTTGTCTTGGCCGTCATAGCGAAGCATTTACCCGAAGATCAGAAGAAAAAGGCGATTAATTACGGAATCATTATGGCTTTCGTTTTCAG includes:
- a CDS encoding Lrp/AsnC family transcriptional regulator, whose product is MESIVSKVLDHLDIKILDMLQKDARISNLELSKRVNLSAPAVHARIKRLEAEGYIQKHVAILSHEKLGFDLLCFVFMSTNMHQAERLESLEKTLESMKEVLECHCLTGEYDYLLKVACKDRKGLEMFIRKLNELGITKIQTSLALREIKDSTVLPIQD
- a CDS encoding ChaB family protein, whose product is MPYDKISDLPDSVKDNLPHHAQEIFKEAFNSASDEYDEEETAFKVAWSAVKKKYEKNDDDKWVKKEE
- a CDS encoding SRPBCC domain-containing protein, encoding MKEMLVYRYEDVIHSPIDLVFKYVDDDEKIKLWNTMLIENIYDNEENKPVPEPGTKFVTVQKLDKKIIKIDSELIEYEAPHKVVIHSHSKEGLSISKYHLSREHNGTRLIVEASLVPSNLFYRLTTKLLGWTAKFVFEEQYQNLKRYVENEADDDE
- a CDS encoding TerD family protein, which translates into the protein MSVTLLKGQKVDLTKKHPDIQEVTVGLGWDIAGTDFDLDASVFLLGGNGKVESEGDFVFYNNPIAGEGSVLYHGDSRIGSDHGDSEQIEVRLSKVPPHVERLSFTVTIHDAEQKGQHFGQLNKAYIRILNRVSGEEILRFDLGKDFTAETAIVAADLYRHNGEWKFNPVARGFHGGLAALCAHFGVETDEEAAPAEALPAPVPESKPAAPVPSQAKLSKIELKKKETVNIQKSTRITAHLEWDADNMDLDLYCFYVTKAGEQGKVYWKDLGSADSMPYITLSGDSQNKGQETILIHRPDELKYLLFAAYSALSNGIGSFKSMRARAVVDNHLGSTVTAPLLEENKYAYWVAIAHVDLTIPGGMKVSHVEAYSGRHKENSPVLFPDGTFQMDIGPIEFKRDGKGFFGGLFGKK
- a CDS encoding DMT family transporter — protein: MRGYFYLTISIAGEIFATTMLKLSDGFTVLLPSAGVLFGYALSFYCLSLCLKTVPLSLAYAIWSGAGTALTALIGAILWREAFSSLKILGIILIIGGIVVLNSSSSAETIKEPSS
- a CDS encoding DMT family transporter, which produces MNAYLLLALAIVSEVFGSSLLKAADGFKKLLPSLGVIIGYGVAFYALSLSLKTLPLGVAYAIWAGLGTVLTALVGITIYKENVNGKKILGLALIVGGVILLNSGGGH
- a CDS encoding erythromycin esterase family protein, translated to MNFITQKTKSLWIDQIASKSCEITDSSDFTCMDPYVEGKRIVLLGESSHGVGDFYTAKINMIKYLHSVHGFNVVILESGLLEAVFCRKTLKGLPAREQIQNGLLDIYHNEEMLPLFQETWANGMHLAGMDIQPAYPLISQNMLEWLKIHTEEELYASIYQAETVFFNIDKEIRGQTKIPKKIKAKIQMCMDLYHSSLELFENRLEEADWEKEKIFHIIGKGLENRLKWLEINTKSWISSGVMRGMHMFGNLQWLLEECYKGEKVIVWAHNFHIRKSKTVTSKLFGIKNVGQQLSKCYGDQVYSIGFYAGEGEFSSLLRVNFPINVSKKQLERLLMEASGHDSFVPLCEKGLPQRNWLNRRWRLLEAGMMGQLPIAIYPQKHYDGIMFCRKVKPPVYFKRDERSKA
- a CDS encoding manganese catalase family protein, with translation MYFYKEDLINMIVPDKPDPHAARVLQEALGGQFGEMRTLMQFSFQSANFRGKAKQYRDLIRGVFLEELSHVELVQTTINQLLNDAGGSMPGNQAEDGAPLDDVIQGGANPHHFIMGAKASLPVDAGGNPWNGSWVYDHGNLVANLLNNVVLESTGVLQKSRIYEMSSNKTLRETIAFLIVRDNAHQNAFAKALETLGVNWGKIFPIPNYDLNKYPECRKYVEMGFHNAQFNFRLDDTRIGEVFQGTTPSRNGGDLSVVEPPKGYPVPEMPDMPNEHAPGLFDLNN